From Abyssibacter profundi, one genomic window encodes:
- a CDS encoding S8 family peptidase, translating to MNKLVRWIALAVWPVLMAPAAQAFEPIRGQYIVVLDEAATGPIAQLADGLIATVGGGERLHVYDSALNGFAVKLPAIAARALARHPLVARVEQDTVMQLNATQFNVPSYGLDRVDQITGLDGHYDYPDAAGAGAHVYIIDTGINSSHVDFAGRLGESRNFASNGGGLLCTLLGIGCPAPEPDNVEDCNGHGTHVAGTAAGTEFGIAKSSIIHTVRVFSCAGTTATSTIIAGVDWVAANAIAPAVANLSLGGGASQTLDDAVQGMIDAGVTAVVAAGNDNTDACSQSPARLPAAITVGSTTSSDARSSFSNFGSCVDLFAPGSNIVSASSSSDTGSATLSGTSMASPHVAGGVARFLSDSPSATPADAAAALVGAASSGLISNPGSGSPNLLMYLDPAGF from the coding sequence ATGAATAAGTTGGTCCGCTGGATTGCACTGGCGGTATGGCCGGTGCTGATGGCGCCCGCTGCCCAGGCATTCGAGCCGATTCGCGGCCAGTACATTGTGGTGCTGGATGAGGCCGCAACAGGTCCCATCGCGCAACTCGCCGATGGGCTGATCGCGACGGTCGGTGGCGGCGAACGACTGCACGTTTACGACAGCGCGCTGAATGGATTCGCCGTGAAGCTGCCGGCCATTGCGGCTCGTGCGCTAGCGCGTCATCCGCTGGTGGCCCGTGTTGAGCAGGACACGGTCATGCAGCTCAATGCCACCCAGTTCAACGTGCCGTCCTACGGTCTGGACCGGGTCGATCAGATCACGGGTCTGGACGGCCATTACGACTACCCCGATGCGGCCGGTGCGGGTGCCCATGTGTACATCATCGACACCGGGATTAATTCCAGCCACGTGGATTTCGCCGGCCGTCTGGGCGAGAGTCGTAACTTCGCGTCCAATGGGGGCGGATTGCTCTGCACGCTGCTGGGCATCGGATGCCCTGCGCCTGAACCCGATAACGTGGAAGACTGCAACGGCCATGGCACCCATGTGGCCGGCACGGCTGCCGGAACGGAGTTCGGGATTGCCAAGTCGTCGATTATCCACACCGTTCGTGTGTTCAGCTGTGCGGGGACGACCGCGACCTCCACCATTATTGCCGGTGTTGATTGGGTAGCGGCCAATGCCATCGCACCTGCGGTCGCGAACCTGTCACTGGGTGGCGGCGCGTCGCAGACCTTGGATGACGCGGTTCAGGGGATGATCGACGCCGGTGTGACGGCCGTAGTCGCCGCGGGCAACGACAACACCGATGCCTGCAGCCAGTCGCCAGCGCGTCTGCCGGCAGCCATTACGGTGGGTTCGACCACCAGCTCGGATGCGCGGTCCTCGTTCTCGAACTTTGGCAGTTGCGTGGATTTGTTCGCGCCGGGCTCGAATATCGTCTCGGCCAGCTCCAGCAGTGACACGGGCTCCGCGACACTCAGCGGAACGTCCATGGCCAGCCCGCATGTTGCGGGCGGCGTTGCGCGGTTCTTGTCCGACTCGCCATCGGCCACGCCGGCCGATGCCGCTGCAGCGCTGGTGGGTGCCGCCAGCTCGGGGCTGATTTCCAACCCGGGCAGCGGTTCGCCGAATTTGCTGATGTACCTCGACCCGGCCGGCTTCTAG
- a CDS encoding putative nucleotidyltransferase substrate binding domain-containing protein translates to MPGADASTRVRAGRGALQTIDNALGFLAQHPPYDQIDPGLLREALQHAELAYYAEGRAIIGPDAGVPGFFCIVQQGLIRGTRQDDVRGAAPLFEAGPGETFLAAALYQQRPTRTVHIAAEDSFVIQLPRSEFHTLLESSERFRQYCERRASVLVDRAREQLRTEISAEMQRAATLDTPLGRMSLRAPVSCEGDTTVRAAVRKMHEAGVGSIVISDGGQPPSGIFTLRDLRALIADEACDLDAPVRAAMTANPRGAQASDTVFDAAAMMLEHRIGHLLVTDQNRLLGVVSQRDLFAQQHVDMVSLARSLSGCDSVAAIAEVRQHTQRVINAMLAHGASGRQLTRLLSQLNDVAVRRVLELVEAGHPDALPRYTWLAFGSEARGEQALLTDQDNGLLFEPVPGEPVDATRQRLLSFAQSANEQLAAIGFPLCAGNIMASNPALCLSRQEWTRHYETLIDVQSPEALLQGSIHFDVRPLHGHRPALDPVLSRALAAVETNTQFQHALAQIALGFRPALGLIRSFATRRVGSGRRLDLKKNGLQSFVAATRTLALAHGLGMANTDDRLEALAEAGAIDARDAAAWSEAFSFIQVLRMRAHQQQLEAGEALSNEIDPDSLNPLDRRILKEALRQAQRLHDRLKLNYP, encoded by the coding sequence ATGCCAGGTGCCGACGCCAGCACACGCGTACGCGCCGGACGCGGCGCGCTGCAGACGATCGACAATGCGCTGGGCTTTCTGGCGCAGCACCCACCCTACGATCAAATCGATCCGGGGCTGCTACGCGAAGCCCTGCAACACGCCGAGTTGGCCTACTACGCGGAAGGTCGCGCGATCATCGGGCCGGACGCCGGCGTCCCCGGTTTCTTCTGCATCGTCCAGCAAGGCCTGATCCGGGGCACCCGGCAGGATGACGTGCGCGGCGCAGCCCCGCTGTTTGAAGCCGGCCCCGGTGAAACCTTCCTCGCGGCCGCCCTGTATCAGCAACGCCCGACCCGCACCGTACATATCGCCGCGGAAGACAGCTTTGTCATCCAGCTCCCGCGCAGCGAGTTCCATACGCTGCTGGAGAGCAGCGAACGCTTTCGCCAGTATTGCGAGCGTCGCGCCAGCGTGCTGGTGGACCGGGCGCGCGAGCAGCTACGCACCGAAATTTCCGCCGAGATGCAGCGGGCCGCCACGCTCGACACCCCGTTGGGTCGCATGTCGCTGCGCGCACCGGTGAGCTGCGAAGGTGACACGACCGTCCGCGCGGCCGTACGGAAAATGCACGAAGCCGGTGTCGGCAGCATTGTGATCAGCGACGGCGGGCAGCCGCCATCGGGCATCTTCACGCTACGGGATCTACGAGCACTCATCGCCGACGAAGCCTGTGATCTCGATGCGCCCGTCCGGGCCGCCATGACCGCCAACCCGCGTGGTGCCCAGGCCAGCGATACGGTCTTTGACGCGGCGGCAATGATGCTCGAACACCGGATCGGGCATCTGCTCGTCACCGATCAGAACCGCTTGCTGGGGGTGGTCTCGCAGCGGGACCTGTTCGCACAGCAACACGTCGACATGGTGAGCCTGGCGAGGAGTCTGTCCGGCTGTGACTCGGTGGCGGCAATTGCGGAGGTTCGGCAACACACGCAGCGAGTGATCAATGCCATGCTTGCGCATGGAGCGTCGGGACGGCAGCTCACACGCCTGCTGTCGCAACTCAACGATGTGGCGGTGCGCCGCGTGCTCGAGCTTGTTGAAGCCGGCCATCCCGACGCCCTGCCCCGCTACACCTGGCTCGCATTCGGTAGCGAAGCCCGGGGCGAACAAGCGCTGCTCACGGATCAGGACAACGGCCTGCTCTTCGAGCCCGTGCCTGGCGAACCCGTGGACGCCACGCGGCAGCGCCTGCTCTCGTTCGCTCAATCCGCCAATGAACAGCTCGCGGCCATCGGGTTTCCGCTGTGTGCGGGCAACATCATGGCCAGCAACCCCGCGCTCTGTCTGAGCCGGCAGGAATGGACCCGGCATTACGAAACCCTGATCGATGTGCAATCCCCCGAGGCGCTGCTGCAAGGCTCCATCCACTTTGACGTCCGCCCCTTGCATGGACACCGCCCGGCCCTGGATCCGGTGCTAAGCCGCGCGCTCGCCGCCGTCGAAACCAACACCCAGTTCCAGCACGCGCTGGCCCAGATTGCCCTGGGGTTCCGGCCAGCGCTGGGCCTGATCCGCTCATTTGCGACCCGACGGGTCGGTTCGGGCCGTCGGCTGGACCTGAAGAAAAACGGCTTGCAGTCGTTTGTTGCGGCCACCCGCACCCTGGCGCTGGCACACGGCCTGGGCATGGCCAATACCGATGATCGGCTCGAAGCCCTCGCCGAGGCCGGTGCAATCGATGCTCGCGATGCGGCAGCCTGGTCGGAAGCCTTTTCGTTCATCCAGGTCCTGCGAATGCGCGCCCATCAACAGCAGTTGGAAGCCGGCGAAGCGCTGAGCAACGAGATCGATCCGGACAGCCTCAACCCGCTGGATCGGCGCATTCTGAAAGAGGCGCTGCGGCAGGCCCAGCGTCTGCATGATCGCCTGAAGCTCAACTATCCATGA
- a CDS encoding GbsR/MarR family transcriptional regulator: MGNSIQDPLDRFVEQFGITAKQEGLPRIAGRLMGWFVVHGGPASLSELAETLNVSRASISTNARLLEQLGVLERVAMPGERQDFYRYAENPYSRLLETHVERLQTRLDHLTQLVPHLEQTSPDAVPRVEAMRRFYDQAISSNEELIDEFERMAESMPAANEDSRDD; encoded by the coding sequence ATGGGCAATTCAATCCAAGATCCATTAGACCGTTTTGTCGAACAGTTTGGAATCACCGCCAAGCAGGAAGGATTACCTCGGATCGCCGGCCGCTTGATGGGGTGGTTTGTTGTCCATGGTGGCCCGGCATCGCTGTCGGAACTGGCGGAGACGCTGAATGTCAGCCGTGCCAGCATCAGCACCAACGCGCGCCTGTTGGAGCAGCTGGGCGTATTGGAGCGCGTGGCCATGCCCGGCGAACGGCAGGACTTTTACCGCTACGCGGAAAACCCCTACTCGCGCCTGCTGGAAACCCATGTCGAACGCCTGCAGACGCGGCTGGACCATCTCACCCAGCTCGTCCCGCATCTGGAACAGACCAGTCCGGATGCCGTGCCGCGGGTCGAGGCGATGCGTCGCTTCTACGATCAAGCCATCAGCTCGAACGAAGAGCTGATTGACGAATTCGAGCGCATGGCCGAAAGCATGCCGGCCGCCAACGAAGATTCCCGCGACGACTGA
- a CDS encoding 3'-5' exonuclease has translation MTGLIDRVGHVAERLLHPTTHDVLDAAMDQRMVIVDVETTGLDVRRDDLLAIGAVSIQAGRLQLGDAFSVLMDADTTPSPHNMLVHRLTPRLLRGGAPPREALDAFLDFAGHAPLLAYHAPFDAAVLRRAVLKAEHRLIRPVWLDVAEWALMLAPELGPHMPSLDDALNHFDIPLSDRHDALADATATAWLALKLLSLTEAEEPLTLHELRRRLRRHRVLRRWRS, from the coding sequence ATGACCGGGCTAATCGACCGTGTCGGCCATGTCGCCGAACGTCTGCTCCATCCGACCACACACGATGTGCTGGATGCCGCTATGGATCAGCGCATGGTGATCGTGGATGTGGAAACAACAGGCCTGGATGTACGCCGCGATGACCTGCTGGCCATTGGCGCCGTATCGATACAGGCTGGGCGGTTGCAGCTGGGCGATGCATTCAGCGTGCTCATGGATGCAGACACCACGCCCAGCCCGCATAACATGTTGGTGCATCGGCTCACGCCGCGGCTGCTGCGCGGTGGGGCGCCCCCTCGCGAGGCACTGGATGCGTTTCTGGATTTTGCCGGGCATGCGCCGCTGCTGGCCTACCACGCCCCCTTCGACGCTGCGGTGCTACGTCGGGCCGTACTCAAGGCCGAACACCGACTAATCCGACCCGTGTGGTTGGACGTCGCGGAATGGGCCTTGATGCTCGCCCCCGAGTTGGGACCGCACATGCCCTCGCTGGATGACGCCCTCAACCACTTCGACATTCCCTTGAGCGATCGTCACGACGCCCTGGCTGATGCCACTGCCACGGCCTGGCTGGCACTCAAGCTGTTATCGCTCACGGAAGCCGAAGAGCCCCTGACGCTGCACGAACTGCGTCGCCGGCTGCGACGACATCGCGTCCTACGCCGCTGGCGTAGTTAG
- a CDS encoding DUF1302 domain-containing protein, whose protein sequence is MTTIQEGRWLIGSLVLLAATAANAQDFDLLGISMDSTHQFTLGANMRMQDRDHSIIGKTNIPGQQGLCEADDCVSSSGDPAPNQRFVDAPGFYSVNGDDGNLNYDKYDLTAAVVRLRSEFNLSFTDWLYGFVRTSAFYDPINVDFDEYHPHNVEDGQANGYEGFQPRHTPRSAAAQEDIGTNLELLDAYLTAYLPLPIGDRELTLRVGRQVLNWGESTFLVPNSLNHISPPNLARLNMPGSDTAEIFDPIALVVASTNLTDNLSMELNYHLDWQAVVADPAGSFFSTSDIAGGGDYAMLSFGKAPEDPEQISTPAGLTALLSDSSRTTLRVEDRRASDDGQYGIALRYFADWLGPGTELAFYHANYHSRFPIASFTAADASSCRAADGITAPGLPLPGIGTVGPEQLACLGLLGADPAAIASTIGGALAGQAAFPGNALPVDTGALFLEYPEDIKLWGFSFNTLIGDVALQGEYAFRENLPVQVHQVDLVYAHLQPAFPENDVDLLGLATVPGARNAVPDYVETRYRGNTNIQPGDYIRGYERLKVGQLNLGGTVTFGGSNWFGADQILGVYELGMVHVVDMPDENEIQFHGSGTDTHFSAGADGTGSGGVPDARRQNPTQQRNGFASEFSWGYRLVSLFTYNNAILGANVSPLFGLFHDVQGYSPGPGGLFVEGSKRLFSGIRFDYLNRYTGEMRYTWYTGGGEDNQLRDRDSLMLTLGYAF, encoded by the coding sequence ATGACAACGATACAAGAGGGGCGCTGGCTGATCGGATCGCTGGTGCTGCTCGCGGCGACGGCTGCCAATGCGCAGGATTTCGACCTGCTTGGCATCAGCATGGATAGCACGCATCAGTTCACGCTGGGCGCGAACATGCGAATGCAGGATCGCGACCACAGCATCATCGGCAAGACGAATATTCCAGGGCAGCAAGGGCTTTGCGAAGCCGATGACTGCGTGTCGTCCAGCGGTGATCCGGCGCCCAACCAGCGCTTTGTCGATGCACCGGGCTTTTACTCGGTGAATGGCGACGACGGTAACCTGAACTACGACAAGTACGACCTCACGGCTGCGGTGGTGCGCCTGCGCAGCGAGTTCAACCTCTCCTTTACCGACTGGCTTTATGGTTTTGTTCGGACCAGTGCATTTTATGATCCGATCAACGTCGATTTCGACGAGTACCACCCGCACAACGTCGAGGATGGTCAAGCCAACGGCTACGAGGGTTTTCAGCCTAGGCACACGCCTCGCAGCGCGGCAGCGCAGGAAGACATCGGGACCAATCTCGAACTGCTCGACGCCTATCTGACGGCCTACCTCCCCCTGCCGATTGGCGATCGCGAACTGACCCTGCGGGTCGGACGCCAGGTGCTGAACTGGGGCGAAAGCACCTTCCTGGTGCCGAACAGCCTCAACCACATCAGCCCGCCGAACCTGGCCCGGCTGAACATGCCGGGTTCGGATACGGCTGAGATTTTCGATCCCATTGCGCTGGTTGTGGCGTCGACCAACCTGACCGACAACCTGTCCATGGAACTGAACTACCACCTGGACTGGCAGGCCGTGGTGGCCGACCCGGCCGGGTCATTCTTCAGCACTAGTGATATTGCCGGCGGAGGCGACTACGCCATGCTGTCCTTCGGCAAGGCGCCGGAGGACCCTGAGCAGATCTCGACACCGGCCGGTCTGACCGCGCTGCTGTCGGACAGCAGCCGGACCACCCTGCGGGTCGAGGATCGCCGCGCCTCGGATGATGGCCAGTACGGCATCGCGCTGCGCTATTTTGCCGACTGGCTCGGGCCTGGTACCGAACTGGCGTTCTACCATGCGAACTACCACAGCCGGTTTCCCATCGCGAGCTTCACCGCTGCGGATGCCTCTTCCTGCCGCGCGGCAGATGGCATCACCGCACCCGGTTTACCGCTACCCGGAATCGGAACCGTGGGGCCGGAGCAGCTAGCCTGCCTGGGCCTGCTCGGCGCGGACCCAGCGGCCATTGCATCGACCATTGGTGGTGCGCTGGCCGGTCAGGCCGCCTTCCCGGGCAATGCCTTGCCGGTGGATACCGGTGCGCTGTTCCTGGAATATCCGGAAGACATCAAGCTCTGGGGCTTTAGCTTCAATACCCTGATCGGCGATGTCGCGCTGCAAGGCGAGTACGCCTTCCGCGAAAATCTGCCCGTGCAGGTGCATCAGGTCGATTTGGTGTACGCACATCTGCAACCGGCGTTTCCCGAAAACGACGTGGATTTGTTGGGGCTGGCCACGGTGCCGGGTGCCCGCAACGCCGTACCCGACTATGTCGAGACGCGGTACCGAGGCAATACCAATATCCAACCCGGCGACTACATCCGTGGGTATGAGCGGCTCAAGGTCGGGCAGCTGAATCTGGGCGGTACCGTGACCTTCGGTGGTTCAAACTGGTTTGGCGCTGACCAGATTCTGGGCGTTTACGAACTCGGCATGGTTCATGTAGTGGATATGCCGGATGAAAACGAGATCCAGTTCCATGGATCCGGCACGGATACGCACTTCTCCGCGGGCGCGGATGGCACGGGGTCAGGCGGGGTGCCCGACGCGCGTCGTCAAAACCCCACTCAGCAGCGCAACGGCTTCGCGTCGGAGTTTTCCTGGGGCTATCGCCTGGTCAGCCTGTTCACCTACAACAACGCCATTCTGGGCGCCAACGTCTCGCCGTTGTTCGGCCTGTTCCACGACGTGCAGGGCTACTCGCCGGGGCCGGGTGGATTGTTCGTCGAAGGGTCCAAGCGACTGTTCTCAGGCATTCGCTTTGATTACCTGAATCGCTACACCGGAGAGATGCGCTACACCTGGTACACCGGTGGGGGCGAGGACAATCAGCTCCGCGACCGCGATTCGCTCATGCTGACGCTTGGATACGCGTTCTAG
- a CDS encoding flagellar brake protein — translation MPSPTLQVVCGDSLQLQFVADQDAARPRLTVSVIGQIPGRSLLVTHPSVAGRLLLVRDGEPVACRMFSEGRMLGFKTAVRKVATHPDAYLHLDYPKELEQRILRSAPRVAVDLAGRIRMKDSDRSHAAHIEDVSLSGCRLTALRAAIDIGEAVVITADIKIDDSTQVLEAGGIVRNHLENADAAAHPEAQTYGIEFNAPSAEASTLLRAFLYDQLHASTRMPVAPTPARPAANVVARTRIQASA, via the coding sequence ATGCCTAGCCCGACTCTACAAGTGGTGTGTGGTGACAGCCTGCAACTGCAGTTTGTCGCTGACCAGGATGCCGCGCGGCCGCGTCTGACAGTTTCTGTGATTGGCCAGATTCCGGGGCGCAGTCTGTTGGTGACGCATCCCAGCGTCGCAGGACGCCTGTTGCTGGTGCGTGATGGCGAGCCCGTGGCCTGCCGGATGTTCAGCGAAGGCCGGATGCTGGGATTCAAGACCGCGGTTCGCAAGGTCGCCACACATCCGGATGCCTATTTGCATCTGGATTACCCCAAAGAGTTGGAGCAGCGCATTCTGCGCAGCGCACCTCGCGTCGCGGTGGATCTGGCTGGCCGCATCCGGATGAAAGACTCAGATCGCAGCCATGCGGCCCACATTGAAGATGTCAGCCTGTCCGGCTGTCGCCTGACCGCGCTACGCGCCGCCATCGATATCGGAGAGGCCGTCGTCATCACGGCCGATATCAAGATCGATGACAGCACCCAGGTGCTGGAGGCCGGCGGCATCGTGCGCAACCACCTTGAGAATGCCGACGCCGCCGCCCACCCCGAAGCCCAGACCTACGGCATCGAGTTCAATGCGCCGTCAGCGGAAGCATCGACGCTGCTGCGTGCCTTTCTTTATGACCAGCTGCATGCGTCAACGCGGATGCCGGTCGCGCCGACACCGGCGCGACCAGCTGCCAACGTGGTGGCTAGAACGCGTATCCAAGCGTCAGCATGA
- a CDS encoding acetyl-CoA C-acetyltransferase, whose protein sequence is MSELPRKVAIVGSARIPFCRSNTAYSKESNHSMLTATLNALVNKYNLAGERLGEVASGTVMHLRPTTCMTREAVLASQLANETPAYDVQQYCGTSLETVLTVGSKIALGQIDCGIAAGTDTTSDAAVGVNEGLRKILMEVNRAKTGGDRLKALMKIRPGHVVPNIPSNAEAATGKSMGQHCEDMAQAWGIKREDQDLLAFTSHKQAAQAYEDGFYDDLVYEFAGVKRDNNMRANSTLEKLASLNPVFSKSDAATLTAANSTPLTDGAAGVLLASEEWAKAKGLPILAYLVTGETAAVDFIKADKSADNFVRGAEGLLMAPAQAVPRMLGRLGLGLGDFDFYEIHEAFAAQVLCTLAAWEDERFAKEYLGLDKPFGSIDRSKLNVKGSSLALGHPFAATGARIVGTLAKIIEENKGGRGLISICAASGMGVTAVLEG, encoded by the coding sequence ATGTCTGAGCTTCCACGCAAGGTCGCCATTGTTGGCAGCGCGCGCATTCCGTTCTGCCGCTCCAATACGGCGTATTCGAAAGAATCCAACCACTCGATGCTGACCGCGACGCTCAATGCGCTGGTCAATAAGTACAACCTGGCTGGCGAGCGCTTGGGCGAAGTTGCATCCGGCACGGTGATGCACCTGCGTCCGACCACCTGCATGACCCGCGAAGCCGTGCTGGCGTCACAGCTGGCCAATGAAACCCCGGCCTACGATGTGCAGCAGTACTGCGGCACCAGCCTGGAAACCGTCCTGACGGTCGGCTCCAAGATCGCGCTGGGTCAGATCGACTGCGGCATCGCCGCAGGCACGGACACGACCTCTGACGCCGCTGTGGGTGTCAACGAGGGCCTCCGCAAGATTCTGATGGAGGTCAATCGCGCCAAGACCGGTGGCGATCGCCTCAAGGCGCTGATGAAGATCCGCCCGGGCCATGTGGTTCCGAACATCCCGTCCAACGCTGAAGCGGCCACCGGCAAGTCCATGGGTCAGCATTGCGAAGACATGGCCCAGGCCTGGGGCATCAAGCGCGAGGACCAGGATCTGCTGGCCTTCACCAGCCATAAGCAGGCGGCTCAGGCCTACGAGGATGGCTTCTACGACGATCTCGTCTACGAGTTCGCCGGCGTCAAGCGTGACAACAACATGCGCGCCAACAGCACGCTGGAGAAGCTTGCCTCGCTGAACCCCGTGTTCAGCAAGAGTGACGCGGCCACGCTGACGGCGGCCAACTCCACCCCGTTGACCGACGGCGCCGCCGGCGTTCTGCTGGCCAGCGAGGAATGGGCCAAGGCCAAGGGCCTGCCGATTCTGGCCTATCTGGTCACCGGCGAGACCGCAGCCGTGGATTTCATCAAGGCCGACAAGAGCGCCGACAACTTCGTCCGCGGTGCCGAAGGCCTGCTGATGGCACCGGCCCAGGCCGTACCGCGCATGCTCGGCCGCCTGGGCCTGGGCCTGGGTGATTTCGACTTCTACGAAATCCACGAAGCCTTTGCCGCCCAGGTGCTGTGCACCCTGGCCGCCTGGGAAGACGAGCGCTTTGCCAAGGAATACCTTGGCCTGGACAAGCCGTTTGGCTCCATCGACCGCAGCAAGCTCAACGTCAAGGGCAGCAGCCTGGCACTGGGCCATCCCTTCGCCGCCACGGGCGCGCGAATCGTCGGGACGCTCGCCAAGATCATCGAGGAGAACAAAGGCGGCCGCGGCCTGATCTCGATTTGTGCCGCCAGCGGCATGGGGGTCACGGCAGTGCTGGAAGGCTAA
- a CDS encoding DUF2058 domain-containing protein: protein MSDSLRDQLLKAGLATPEQARRTSKKSGKKSGNKASKKARAQKTLTPEQQAAKEAARKKAARDKALEAKRKQREELLDMDNTVRQLVERHGLKRPDEGETYNFMLDGRIHSLQVTGEQRRDLAAGRLSIVSRAGIHHVVPHPIGDRIAEKVPEWVWRAEPESDEPDPDDPYADYKVPDDLIW from the coding sequence ATGAGCGACTCACTTCGCGATCAGCTACTCAAGGCGGGTTTGGCCACGCCTGAGCAGGCCCGGCGAACCTCCAAGAAATCGGGCAAAAAGTCCGGCAACAAGGCGAGCAAAAAAGCGCGGGCGCAGAAAACACTGACGCCCGAGCAGCAGGCGGCCAAGGAGGCAGCCCGCAAAAAGGCCGCGCGTGATAAGGCCCTGGAAGCCAAGCGCAAGCAGCGGGAAGAGCTGCTGGACATGGACAATACGGTGCGCCAGCTGGTTGAACGTCATGGCCTGAAGCGGCCAGATGAGGGCGAAACCTACAATTTCATGCTCGACGGCCGCATTCATTCATTGCAGGTGACCGGTGAACAGCGCCGGGATCTGGCGGCCGGTCGCCTGTCCATTGTCAGTCGGGCCGGCATCCATCACGTCGTGCCGCACCCGATTGGTGACCGCATTGCGGAAAAGGTGCCGGAATGGGTTTGGAGAGCTGAGCCCGAGAGCGATGAACCGGATCCGGATGACCCGTACGCCGATTACAAGGTGCCAGACGATTTGATCTGGTAA